The DNA window ttctctccggtccgaaaatataccacccatggcccagaggaaccttctgggtactgctttatacggggagcaatgcgagtattagggggatcagggacttccatgattacatcagatggtatttcgccctcggccatttaagcacgagggcagagcgttatataaacgggaatgtgtcttattatttgattacaaggtagagtaaaagtagggaaaaggaaagaaagcaaacgagggaaaaaaataaagcaaaacttatctgcaaacaacgtcgattgttccgcaccagcgaaaacaatgtgctGGATTTActttcggcaccagcagaacgacagctaacgaacgaacaaaggatgaccttgactcactaaaatttacacaccgaacaccactgtgaaatataacgatccgttccgttcaaaggttgggagacgtatgaacgGCGGTTGGTTGTCCTGCTTCAGTAGGACCAGGGATCCTACCTTGACCTCATCACGGACTTGTTGCCACTTGGAACGTTGATGCAGTTCACTCACGTAATCACGAGACCATCTCTTCCAGAAACCCTGAATTCCTCGTGTCATCTCCTGAAAACGTTTAATCTTGTTAATCTTCTGTTCGGTGTAGTCAGGCTCCGGGATGGAAAACAGCGGTTCCCCAACTATAAAGTGTCCAGGAGTTAAACTCTGCAAGTCTTGTGGATGATTCGATAACGAAGATAAGGGTCGAGAATTCAATATACATTCTATTTGGGCAACAGCTGTAGACATCTCGTCGAGTGTATAGGATCTACTTCCCAAGATCCGACGGAAATGATGTTTAAAAGATTTCACTCCGGCCTCCCACAAACCACCATGATGAGGAGACCGCGGTGGAATGAAGTGAAAAGTGATTCCATTTTCGAGACAGTATCCATTCCATCTTTCggttgaaaactgttccatgtatTGGGAGCGTAGCAATTTTAGCTCTCGTTCTGCGCCGACAAAAGCGGTAGAGTTGTCGCAATACAAGTTAATTAACCGACCGCGACGGGCGATGAACCGTTTCACCGCATTAATACACGCGACGGACGATAGATCGGTTACGATTTCGAGGTGTAGCGCCTTCACCACCATGCATACGAACACCGCGACGTACATTTTTACGTTTGCTCCTCTCCCATATAACGGACGAATGTGGAATGGCCCGCAGTAGTCCAAGCCACTATTTGAGAACACTCACGCCGGCGTAACACGAACAGTCGGAAGAGGTGCCATGAATTGCTCAGTTGGTTTGGGAGAGCATCTGAAGCAGGTGATACATTGTCGAACGACCTTGCGCGCCAGGTCACGTCCTCGCACGGGCCAGAACCTTTGTCTCATTGTTGCGAGAAGAAGCGTTGGTCCGCCGTGTAGCGTTCTTATGTGTATAGAGCGTGCAATCATCCAAGTGAGGCGGTGATTCACAGGGAGCAAAATCGGTGCTCTCGAATCTAAAGAACAACGCATTTTCATCAAACGCCCAGCGATTCGTAGGAGCCCAGTTTCATCCAAAACCGGATTGAAGGTTTTTAGTGACGATTTGAGCTTTCGATCCTTGCTAGTGAGGGTACGTCGAGGATTCGAAGAAAGATAATGAATTTCGTCTGCAAATTCAACGGACTGCACAGAGCGTATAAGCGCCTTCAATGAAAAATCCACCTCCAAGGTATTAAGAGGGCCAACCGTGCGAGATTGTTTTGGGCTTCTCGAATTACGGCAGAACCTCAGACAGTAGCTAGCGACTCTTAGAAGCTTTCCAAGTTCCGAAAACCGAGAAATGATAGGATTTTCCGTTTTAACGATTGTAAAGGTGAAAACATTTCGGGTCTCTGCTTCCTTCACTAGTTCATCTGTTTTAGCTAACTTAATGATGTTTTCCGGCCAGTGCGTAGATGACAGCAGGAGAAATTCTGGACCATGCCACCATAGAAAATCTTCCAGCACCTGTGATGGGAGTACACCTCTGGAAAGTCGATCAGCTGGGTTCATCAGAGTTGGAACATAGCGCCAGCTATCCGTTTCAGTCAGCTTCTGTATCTCCGCTACCCTGTTCGAAACGAAAACTTTCCACACTGTCGGGGGAGATTTGATCCAGTGAAGAACAATACTAGAATCGGTCCAAAACGTGACTGTTCCTGTGAATTTAGATGTTTTCACGACTTGATTCACAAGTTGGCTTCCAAGGAGGGCAGCGCATAATTCTAATTTGGGTATTGTGAGACCACGAAGAGGTGCGACGCGTGATTTAGAAACAAGTAAATGACTGTGTGAAACTCCGAAACCGTCGGTCGATACAACATAAACGCAGGCACCATATCCTCGTTGTGAAGCGTCGCAGAAACAATGCAATTCGAATCGTTTATCAGTATTTGCAATTACCCGCCGCGGTACCTTCAGATCCGATAGTTTTGGAATCTCATTTCGATATTTGAACCACCAATCTCGTTGCTTTACCGGTAGTTCTTCGTCCCAAGAAAGATTCATCGCCCAAAGCTGCTGAACGAAGATTTTCGCACTCACTATGACAGCTCCAACCAAACCAAGAGGGTCGAAAAGCTGTGCCATTTCAGATAGTACGACTCTTTTGGTAAAACTGCTCAACTCCGGTAGACCCGGAATTTTGAATCCAAATTCATCAGAATCATGTGACCATAGTAGACCCAGTGTCTTGACAGCAGTCGAACGGTCGATCTCCGTTAGCGGCAAGGATTCCTTCAAATCATCAGGAATGTGCCTTATAATCTGCGCATCATTAGCACACCACTTTCTAAGACGAAAACCACCTAGCACCAACAGCTGAGAGAGTTGTTTGCTTGCTTCAATCAATTCGTCAAGGTCATCACTTCCAGTAAGTACGTCATCTACATAAAATCCTTTTCGAATTATACCCGCACCAAGAGGAAAACGTCTTCATTCATCTTCTGCGAGTTGGTTTAGCACGCGGGTAGCTAGGTACGGAGCGCTTGATGTCCCATAAGTGATTGTGGTAAGCTGATACCGCTGTAGGGGCTGCGACGCATCCGATCTCCAGAGAATTTGCTGCAGTTTGCGGTCTGTCGGATGTACGCACACTTGCCGAAACATGTTTTCAATATCGGCTATAAATACGAACTTTGGTGCTCGAAAATTGAGTACGGTAGCGAGAAGCGATGGCTGGACAATCGGGCCGACGAGTAGAACATCGTTCAGAGACATTTGAGTACTACCCTTGCATGTTGCATCAAATACTACTCTCGTTTTCGTTGTTGAGTTCTCTGGACGATGAATAGCGTGGTGTGGTAGGAAAAACTGGGGATGTTCGATGCGAGCACTCAGTTCCATATGACCTAGATTGCGATATTCTTCCATAAAGTCTATATATTCCCTTTTGAATTCACTGTTCAATGTGAATTTCCTTTCGATTGCCAGTAATCTGCGTTGAGCCACTGCATATGACTCTCCCAGCAGCGGTAGAAGTTCTTCGCGCACAGGAAGACGGACCATGTACCGACCGTCATTTGCTCTAGAAACAGTTTTCTTGAAGTGGTCTTCACACACCTGCTCTAGTGGAGTCATAGATTTGCCGTCATCAAAGTTTTCTACTTCCCAAAAACGGTGTAAAGTAGTTTCAAGACTCCTCGAAGTGCTCACGATGCATATCGACGATGGATTAGCTGGCTCCAACAATTTACCAACGACAACGTATCCGAAAACCGTCTGTTGCAATGTAGGATATCCCTCAGACAGACGCACCTTGTGGCTTTCCAGTAACGTGTAGAACAGCTCTGCACCTATAAGAAGGTCAACACCAGCACTTATATTGAAACGAGGATCTGCTAACGGGATGTTGTCAGGGATATTCCAACGAGAAATGTCAACATGATTACTAGGAACAGTCACTGTAATTTGTGGAATCACGAGACATTCGAGATGATAATCAAATTTTCCAAAGCGCGAAGAAATCTTGATATGCACCTTAGAGCGTATATGGACGATCCCTTGTCCAATACCGCTTACTTGCATATTTATATTATCACGTTTCAACTCAAGCCTTCTTGCCATAGCTTCAGAGATAAAGTTGGCTTGTGAACAGCTGTCTAAAACTCCACGAATGAAGTGCGAACCACCAGTAGTGCCTTTCACCTTCACAACTACCGTTGAAAGAAACACTTCACCCTTACAATCGACGGAATCTTTCTTCGGTGCAACATATGCAGCCATAGGCAAAGTGTTCTTTTCGACTGCCGAACTACCGATCGAATACGATACGGACGAACCAACCGGCGGCGGGGAGGGAGCGACGACGACCGAATACGTATAAGCCGATACCGAATCCATCGCGCGCGAGACGACTTGCGACGGAGGTGGTGAAGGGCATGATTGCGATGCGAACGAACTTGTATGCGACAACCGTTGTCCTGAAGGAATCACGTCACTGGTTACAGCTGAACAGGCTAAAGATGTTTGCGTAGCAGGCTTATGGCCCGTATGAAGAGGAGGCAAATGCAGCAGCGTGTGATGTTTCTTCGAACAATTTCTGCAACAGCTACTACTGCAATTCTTCGCCAGGTGTGATCCCTTCAGACAATTTATGCACAATCCATGCTTCTTCACCAACTCAAACCGCTGCTTGGCTTCCATTCCGAGAAATTGATCACATTTAAACAGTGGGTGGGCATGTTTACATAATTGGCATTTGAATGTGGTCTCAGTCGTGATGTGTGAGGAAATTGGTTTGGGCCTGACAGGTTTCAAGTCAACCGGTTGGTTACAATTGTGCAACTGTTTTACTGATTGTAACACCCTCGACGTTTTTCGAACAAAGTCAATCAAATTTTGATAAGTTGGTCTTGCATCCCCTTCACAATTGTTCTCCCATTCTTTCAATGTTACTGGATCGAGTCGCTTACTGAGACTTTCAACGAGTACTGTATTCCAGAGATTTGCTGGTGTGTCTAATTTCTCCAAAATACCCACATGGTGATCAAATTCGTCCACTAGATCGTATAAAGCGGACGAAGAAGCCTTTTTTACATTGGGAATGGTGAACAAGGTTGCAAAATGATGTTTGAGTAGCAAGTTTGGGTTATCATACCGCTCACAAACCGATTTCCATGCGATCGTGAAATTGGCGGCATTAACCTCTAAATTAGCAACAATACGAGCAGCTTCCCCTCTAAGTGCAGCCTTCAGATAGTGCATTTTCTGCACAGGTGTCAAATGGAGACTAGTGTGGATCATAGACTTGAAGATGTCCCGAAAGGCAATCCACTCGGATGGGTTACCGGAGAACTCAGGGATGTTAATTTCAGGCAAACGCACCGAATGCAATGGTGCTTAAAAACGAGACCCAGATGGTGCTGCCGTAGGCGGTCGATCAGATAACTTACTGACCAGAGAAGCCTTGAGATCAAAATATAGATCCTGGAACTGGATTCGTTCG is part of the Topomyia yanbarensis strain Yona2022 chromosome 1, ASM3024719v1, whole genome shotgun sequence genome and encodes:
- the LOC131694679 gene encoding uncharacterized protein LOC131694679; translation: MSMIKVTPPKKRPVRSNAAKLKTLMRQRANILGSAALIKKFNDQFREGQGHQVQVRIDSLDQLWGDFASVQDDIEESDERIQFQDLYFDLKASLVTPLHSVRLPEINIPEFSGNPSEWIAFRDIFKSMIHTSLHLTPVQKMHYLKAALRGEAARIVANLEVNAANFTIAWKSVCERYDNPNLLLKHHFATLFTIPNVKKASSSALYDLVDEFDHHVGILEKLDTPANLWNTVLVESLSKRLDPVTLKEWENNCEGDARPTYQNLIDFVRKTSRVLQSVKQLHNCNQPVDLKPVRPKPISSHITTETTFKCQLCKHAHPLFKCDQFLGMEAKQRFELVKKHGLCINCLKGSHLAKNCSSSCCRNCSKKHHTLLHLPPLHTGHKPATQTSLACSAVTSDVIPSGQRLSHTSSFASQSCPSPPPSQVVSRAMDSVSAYTYSVVVAPSPPPVGSSVSYSIGSSAVEKNTLPMAAYVAPKKDSVDCKGEVFLSTVVVKVKGTTGGSHFIRGVLDSCSQANFISEAMARRLELKRDNINMQVSGIGQGIVHIRSKVHIKISSRFGKFDYHLECLVIPQITVTVPSNHVDISRWNIPDNIPLADPRFNISAGVDLLIGAELFYTLLESHKVRLSEGYPTLQQTVFGYVVVGKLLEPANPSSICIVSTSRSLETTLHRFWEVENFDDGKSMTPLEQVCEDHFKKTVSRANDGRYMVRLPVREELLPLLGESYAVAQRRLLAIERKFTLNSEFKREYIDFMEEYRNLGHMELSARIEHPQFFLPHHAIHRPENSTTKTRVVFDATCKGSTQMSLNDVLLVGPIVQPSLLATVLNFRAPKFVFIADIENMFRQVCVHPTDRKLQQILWRSDASQPLQRYQLTTITYGTSSAPYLATRVLNQLAEDE